From a single Thioalbus denitrificans genomic region:
- the napA gene encoding nitrate reductase catalytic subunit NapA: MKLSRRDFIKSNAIAAAAAAAGVTVPGAQALAQAAADEGIRWDKIPCRFCGTGCSVLAGVKDGRMVASQGDPDAPVNRGLNCIKGYFLSKIMYGKDRLTQPLLRKKNGQFDKNGDFEPVSWDEAFDVMAQKWKAALKDKGDSGVGMFGSGQWTVWEGYAASKFIKGGLRSNNLDPNARHCMASAVVGFIRAFGIDEPMGCYDDLEHADAFVLWGANMAEMHPILWSRLTDTRLTKPGCEVHVLSTYENRCFELADNGMVFVPQTDLAILNYIANYIIQNKAYNKDFVEQKVNFTRTATDIGYGLRPDHPLEQKAANAGSGKLEKISFEEYAKAVEPYTLEYVAELSGVPAKQLEQLAKVYADPNKKVSSYWTMGFNQHTRGSWVNGLLYNVHLLVGKISEPGNSPFSLTGQPSACGTAREVGTFAHRLPADLLVAKDEHRAIAEKIWKLPEGTINPKVGFHAVLMHRMLKDGKMNCYWQMCNNNMQAAANMNGESYPGWRNPENFITVSDPYPTVSAMAADLILPTAMWAEKEGAYGNAERRTQFWRQQVRAPGESRSDLWQIMEFAKRFTVDEVWPEELIAKMPEYRGKTLYEVLYENGQVNAFPRQQVTDEAGNAYDNDEMEHFGYYVQKGLFEEYASFGRGHAHDLAPFDAYHTARGLRWPVVDGKETLWRFREGYDPYVKAGEGVKFYGKPDGRANIIFAPYEPPAESPDADFDLWLCTGRVLEHWHSGSMTRRVPELYRAVPDAVVFMHPNDAKKRRLRNGSKVKVVSRRGEVLTRVETRGRNLPPEGLVFMPWFDAGQLVNKLTLDATCPLSKETDYKKCAVKVERA; this comes from the coding sequence ATGAAACTGTCACGGCGCGATTTCATCAAGTCCAACGCCATTGCCGCGGCGGCCGCCGCGGCCGGCGTCACGGTTCCCGGTGCCCAGGCGCTGGCACAGGCGGCGGCGGATGAGGGCATCCGTTGGGACAAGATCCCGTGCCGGTTCTGCGGTACCGGGTGCAGCGTGCTCGCCGGCGTCAAGGATGGGCGCATGGTGGCCAGCCAGGGCGATCCCGACGCCCCGGTGAACCGGGGCCTGAACTGCATCAAGGGCTACTTCCTGAGCAAGATCATGTACGGCAAGGATCGCCTCACCCAGCCGCTGCTGCGCAAGAAGAACGGCCAGTTCGACAAGAACGGCGACTTCGAGCCGGTCTCCTGGGACGAGGCCTTCGACGTCATGGCCCAGAAGTGGAAGGCGGCGCTGAAGGACAAGGGGGACAGCGGCGTGGGCATGTTCGGCTCGGGCCAGTGGACGGTATGGGAGGGCTACGCCGCCTCCAAGTTCATCAAGGGCGGCCTGCGCTCCAACAACCTCGATCCCAATGCGCGCCACTGCATGGCCTCGGCCGTGGTGGGCTTCATCCGCGCCTTCGGCATCGACGAGCCCATGGGCTGCTACGACGACCTGGAGCATGCCGACGCGTTCGTGCTCTGGGGCGCCAACATGGCGGAGATGCACCCGATCCTCTGGTCGCGCCTCACCGACACCCGCCTGACCAAGCCGGGCTGCGAGGTGCACGTGCTCTCCACCTACGAGAACCGCTGCTTCGAGCTGGCCGACAACGGCATGGTGTTCGTGCCGCAGACCGATCTGGCCATCCTCAACTACATCGCCAATTACATCATCCAGAACAAGGCCTACAACAAGGACTTCGTGGAGCAGAAGGTCAACTTCACCAGGACCGCCACCGACATCGGCTACGGCCTGCGCCCGGATCATCCGCTGGAGCAGAAGGCCGCCAACGCCGGCAGCGGCAAGCTGGAGAAGATCAGCTTCGAGGAGTACGCCAAGGCGGTGGAGCCCTACACGCTGGAGTATGTCGCCGAGCTCTCCGGTGTCCCGGCCAAGCAGCTGGAGCAGCTGGCGAAGGTCTATGCCGACCCGAACAAGAAGGTCTCCTCCTACTGGACCATGGGCTTCAACCAGCACACCCGCGGCAGCTGGGTCAACGGCCTGCTCTACAACGTGCACCTGCTGGTGGGCAAGATCTCCGAGCCCGGCAACAGCCCCTTCTCGCTGACCGGACAGCCCTCGGCCTGCGGCACCGCCCGCGAGGTGGGCACCTTCGCCCACCGCCTGCCGGCGGACCTGCTGGTGGCCAAGGACGAGCACCGCGCCATCGCCGAGAAAATCTGGAAGCTGCCCGAGGGGACCATCAATCCGAAGGTGGGCTTCCACGCCGTTCTCATGCACCGGATGCTCAAGGACGGCAAGATGAACTGCTACTGGCAGATGTGCAACAACAACATGCAGGCCGCCGCCAACATGAACGGCGAGAGCTACCCCGGCTGGCGGAATCCGGAGAATTTCATCACCGTCTCCGACCCCTACCCCACCGTCTCGGCAATGGCCGCGGATCTCATCCTGCCCACCGCCATGTGGGCGGAGAAGGAGGGCGCCTACGGCAACGCCGAGCGGCGCACCCAGTTCTGGCGCCAGCAGGTGAGGGCGCCGGGCGAGTCGCGCTCCGACCTGTGGCAGATCATGGAGTTCGCCAAGCGCTTCACCGTGGACGAGGTGTGGCCCGAGGAGCTCATCGCCAAGATGCCCGAGTACCGCGGCAAGACCCTCTACGAGGTGCTCTACGAGAACGGCCAGGTGAACGCCTTCCCCCGGCAGCAGGTCACCGACGAGGCGGGCAACGCCTACGACAACGACGAGATGGAGCATTTCGGCTACTACGTGCAGAAGGGGCTGTTCGAGGAGTACGCCTCCTTCGGCCGCGGCCATGCCCATGACCTGGCGCCCTTCGACGCCTACCATACGGCCCGCGGCCTGCGCTGGCCCGTGGTGGACGGCAAGGAGACCCTGTGGCGGTTCCGCGAGGGCTACGACCCATACGTCAAGGCCGGCGAGGGGGTCAAGTTCTACGGCAAGCCCGACGGGCGCGCCAACATCATCTTCGCGCCCTACGAGCCGCCGGCGGAGAGCCCGGATGCGGATTTCGACCTGTGGCTGTGCACCGGCCGCGTGCTGGAGCACTGGCACTCCGGCTCCATGACCCGGCGCGTGCCCGAGCTCTACCGGGCGGTGCCCGACGCGGTGGTGTTCATGCACCCGAACGACGCCAAGAAGCGGCGGCTGCGCAACGGCAGCAAGGTGAAGGTGGTGTCGCGCCGGGGCGAGGTGCTGACCCGGGTCGAGACCCGCGGGCGCAACCTGCCGCCCGAGGGGCTGGTGTTCATGCCCTGGTTCGACGCCGGCCAGCTGGTGAACAAGCTCACCCTCGATGCCACCTGCCCGCTGTCCAAGGAGACGGACTACAAGAAGTGCGCGGTGAAGGTGGAGCGGGCCTGA
- the napG gene encoding ferredoxin-type protein NapG produces the protein MNGGSGEKGSGHPAQPGRRRFLGDLARTACGVGVLGLGLGLHASRANALPAAAIRPPGALPEAEFLAACTRCGLCVRGCPYDVLKLAGLLDEAPAGTPYFVARTEPCVMCEDIPCVPVCPTGALDHALTDIHEARMGLAVVVDHEACIAFQGLRCEVCFNICPVRGKAITLDLQHNARSGKHALFIPVVHSADCTGCGLCEKACILEEAAIKVLPMRLAKGELGHHYRLGWEQKAEHGGSLVTPDQQHRYNLPEGVRYEHGGRGLIIDEGAESPYSDNPLDTLNRGLEPDR, from the coding sequence ATGAACGGTGGCAGTGGCGAGAAGGGCAGCGGCCATCCGGCGCAGCCGGGACGGCGGCGGTTCCTGGGAGATCTGGCGCGTACGGCCTGCGGAGTGGGCGTGCTGGGACTGGGGCTCGGCCTGCATGCCAGCCGGGCCAACGCCCTGCCGGCCGCCGCCATCCGCCCGCCGGGCGCCCTGCCGGAGGCGGAGTTTCTGGCCGCCTGCACCCGCTGCGGTCTCTGCGTCCGCGGCTGTCCCTACGATGTGCTGAAACTGGCGGGCCTGCTGGACGAGGCCCCGGCGGGTACGCCCTATTTCGTGGCCCGCACGGAGCCCTGCGTGATGTGCGAGGACATTCCCTGCGTGCCGGTCTGCCCCACCGGCGCCCTGGATCATGCCCTGACCGACATCCACGAGGCGCGCATGGGGCTGGCGGTGGTGGTGGACCACGAGGCCTGCATCGCCTTCCAGGGTCTGCGCTGCGAAGTCTGCTTCAACATCTGCCCGGTGCGGGGCAAGGCCATCACCCTGGACCTGCAGCACAATGCCCGATCCGGCAAGCATGCGCTGTTCATCCCGGTGGTGCATTCGGCGGACTGCACCGGCTGCGGACTGTGCGAGAAGGCCTGCATCCTGGAGGAGGCGGCCATCAAGGTGCTGCCCATGCGGCTGGCCAAGGGTGAACTGGGCCACCACTACCGTCTCGGCTGGGAGCAGAAGGCCGAGCATGGCGGCAGCCTGGTGACGCCGGACCAGCAACACCGGTACAACCTGCCCGAGGGAGTGCGCTACGAGCATGGCGGCCGGGGGCTGATCATCGACGAAGGTGCGGAGTCGCCCTACTCCGACAATCCGCTCGATACCCTCAACCGCGGACTGGAGCCGGATCGATGA
- the napH gene encoding quinol dehydrogenase ferredoxin subunit NapH, whose product MSGGGKTGLTATLNRGWWQTRKWLVLRRVSQLGILGLFLLGPLAGVRIIDGNLSSSLLLDTVPMTDPLLFLQMLVAGFLVPAGTAVLGAALVMGFYLLVGGRVFCSWVCPVNLVTDAAGWLRLRLDLHGGINLARSTRYWMLALVLLLALATGSLAYELVNPVSLLHRGIIFGLGSAAFVALALFLFDLFVARRGWCGHLCPMGAFYGLVGAVSPVRVRADQRAACDDCMECFVVCPEPQVIRPALKGAEAGRGPVILAGECTNCGRCIEVCPQEVFAFGLRYPNRERGQGSETRSSPGLSKGAAT is encoded by the coding sequence ATGAGCGGCGGAGGAAAAACCGGACTGACGGCCACGCTGAACCGGGGCTGGTGGCAAACCCGCAAGTGGCTGGTGCTGCGGCGGGTGAGCCAGCTGGGCATCCTGGGACTGTTCCTGCTCGGACCGCTGGCGGGCGTGCGCATCATCGACGGCAATCTCTCCTCCAGCCTGCTGCTGGATACGGTCCCGATGACCGATCCGCTGCTGTTCCTGCAGATGCTGGTGGCGGGGTTCCTGGTGCCGGCCGGCACGGCGGTGCTGGGCGCGGCGCTGGTCATGGGCTTCTACCTGCTGGTGGGCGGGCGGGTGTTCTGCAGCTGGGTCTGTCCGGTGAACCTGGTGACGGATGCGGCGGGCTGGCTGCGGTTGCGGCTCGACCTCCACGGCGGGATCAACCTTGCCCGCTCGACCCGCTACTGGATGCTGGCGCTGGTGCTGCTGCTCGCCCTGGCGACCGGGAGCCTGGCCTACGAGCTGGTCAACCCGGTCTCGTTGCTGCACCGGGGCATCATCTTCGGGCTCGGATCCGCCGCCTTTGTGGCCCTGGCGCTGTTCCTGTTCGACCTGTTCGTGGCCCGGCGCGGCTGGTGCGGCCATCTCTGTCCGATGGGCGCCTTCTACGGACTGGTGGGCGCGGTGAGCCCGGTCAGGGTACGGGCGGATCAGCGCGCGGCCTGCGATGACTGCATGGAGTGCTTCGTGGTCTGTCCCGAGCCGCAGGTGATCAGGCCGGCGCTCAAGGGTGCGGAGGCCGGGCGTGGCCCGGTGATCCTGGCCGGTGAGTGCACCAATTGCGGCCGTTGCATCGAAGTATGCCCCCAGGAGGTGTTCGCGTTCGGGCTGCGCTATCCCAACCGGGAGCGGGGGCAGGGGAGTGAAACGCGGAGTTCGCCGGGCCTGAGCAAGGGTGCGGCTACGTGA
- a CDS encoding nitrate reductase cytochrome c-type subunit has product MKKHILTILTGALVLLASVSATVVAAEAVESLRGGLSIEEQNQSFELKRQMTAAGGFDRGWKQQPPLVPHKVDNDRISVRENTCLRCHSEKNFEKEKAPRIGDSHYLDRDGNKLDTLSSRRWFCTQCHVPQVDAAPLVENTFGR; this is encoded by the coding sequence ATGAAGAAACATATCTTGACCATACTCACGGGCGCACTCGTGTTGCTCGCTTCGGTGTCGGCGACCGTGGTCGCGGCCGAGGCGGTGGAATCGCTGCGCGGGGGGCTGTCCATCGAGGAGCAGAACCAGAGCTTCGAGCTGAAGCGGCAGATGACCGCGGCTGGCGGCTTCGACCGGGGCTGGAAGCAGCAGCCGCCGCTGGTGCCGCACAAGGTGGACAACGACCGCATTTCGGTGCGCGAGAACACCTGCCTGCGCTGCCACAGCGAGAAGAACTTCGAGAAGGAGAAGGCGCCCCGCATCGGTGACAGCCACTACCTCGACCGGGACGGCAACAAGCTCGATACCCTCTCCAGCCGGCGCTGGTTCTGCACCCAGTGCCATGTGCCGCAGGTGGACGCGGCACCGCTGGTGGAGAACACCTTCGGCCGCTAG
- the xth gene encoding exodeoxyribonuclease III has protein sequence MRIATWNVNSLRVRLPQVVAWLAEAGPDLLGVQETKLQDADFPAAELAEAGYHALYSGQKTYNGVAVLSRDPGLTGVATEIPGFPDEQRRVLAATAGQVRFINLYVPNGAAVDSDKYRYKLAWLEALGEWLEEELARHPRLVVVGDFNIAPEDRDVHDPAAWAGEVLVSEPERAAFRRLTALGLVDCFRRFDQPEAVFSWWDYRAAAFRRNNGLRIDHILASQELAAACSACTVDRTPRGWERPSDHAPVIADFDVA, from the coding sequence ATGCGCATCGCCACCTGGAACGTGAACTCTCTGCGCGTGCGCCTGCCCCAGGTGGTCGCCTGGCTGGCCGAGGCCGGCCCGGACCTGCTCGGCGTGCAGGAAACCAAGCTGCAGGATGCCGATTTCCCCGCCGCGGAGCTGGCCGAGGCCGGCTACCATGCGCTGTACAGCGGACAGAAGACCTACAACGGCGTGGCGGTCCTCAGCCGCGACCCCGGGCTCACCGGGGTGGCGACCGAGATCCCGGGCTTCCCCGACGAGCAGCGCCGGGTGCTGGCGGCCACCGCCGGCCAGGTGCGCTTCATCAATCTCTACGTGCCCAACGGCGCCGCGGTGGACTCGGACAAGTACCGCTACAAGCTGGCCTGGCTGGAGGCGCTGGGCGAGTGGCTGGAGGAGGAACTCGCACGCCACCCGCGCCTGGTGGTGGTGGGGGATTTCAACATCGCCCCCGAGGATCGCGACGTCCATGACCCGGCCGCCTGGGCCGGCGAGGTGCTGGTGAGCGAGCCCGAGCGGGCCGCCTTCCGCCGCCTCACCGCGCTCGGGCTGGTGGACTGCTTCCGCCGCTTCGATCAGCCCGAGGCCGTCTTTTCCTGGTGGGACTACCGGGCCGCCGCCTTCCGCCGCAACAACGGCCTGCGCATCGATCACATTCTCGCCAGCCAGGAGCTGGCCGCGGCCTGCAGCGCCTGCACGGTGGACCGGACCCCGCGCGGCTGGGAGCGCCCCTCAGACCACGCCCCGGTGATCGCGGACTTCGATGTGGCGTGA
- a CDS encoding NapC/NirT family cytochrome c — protein sequence MTRVGMQKSAGFSVISVLIIGVILGVIGWGGFNWAMELTNTETFCISCHEMEENVYQEYQETIHYSNRTGVRATCPDCHVPKEWIHKVKRKIQASNELYHKAIGSIDTPEKFEAKRLELALHVWQTMKATDSRECRNCHDFESMDFMAQQSRSADYHDTAIDSGQTCIDCHKGIAHHLPEGWQAAAESAGLAGNP from the coding sequence ATGACACGGGTTGGCATGCAGAAAAGCGCCGGTTTCTCGGTAATTTCCGTTCTCATCATCGGCGTGATCCTGGGCGTGATCGGATGGGGCGGCTTCAACTGGGCGATGGAGCTCACCAATACCGAGACGTTCTGCATCTCCTGCCACGAGATGGAGGAGAACGTCTACCAGGAGTACCAGGAGACGATCCACTACAGCAACCGCACCGGTGTCCGGGCCACCTGTCCCGACTGCCACGTGCCGAAGGAGTGGATCCACAAGGTCAAGCGCAAGATCCAGGCCAGCAACGAGCTCTACCACAAGGCCATCGGCAGCATCGATACGCCGGAGAAATTCGAGGCCAAGCGCCTGGAGCTGGCCCTGCATGTGTGGCAGACCATGAAGGCGACCGATTCGCGTGAATGCCGCAACTGCCACGATTTCGAATCCATGGACTTCATGGCGCAGCAGTCCCGCAGCGCCGATTATCACGACACCGCCATCGACAGCGGCCAGACCTGCATCGACTGCCACAAGGGTATCGCCCACCACCTGCCCGAGGGCTGGCAGGCGGCGGCGGAGAGCGCGGGGCTGGCAGGCAATCCCTGA
- the rpmE gene encoding 50S ribosomal protein L31 — translation MKPDIHPAYNEVTVTCSCGSVFKTRSTSNKPDMHIEVCSACHPFYTGQQKMMDTAGRVDRFRQKYGMK, via the coding sequence ATGAAACCGGATATCCATCCCGCCTACAACGAGGTGACCGTCACCTGCAGTTGTGGCAGCGTCTTCAAGACCCGCTCCACCAGCAACAAGCCGGACATGCACATCGAAGTGTGTTCTGCCTGCCATCCGTTCTACACCGGCCAGCAGAAGATGATGGATACCGCCGGCCGCGTGGATCGCTTCCGCCAGAAGTACGGCATGAAGTAA
- a CDS encoding thermonuclease family protein — protein MGALFVCGLLLPAPLPAVAGCAAPRVDARVQVARVNDGDTVTLADGRRVRFIGLDTPEMNYGSGRPEPLAVQARDAVTALLGPSRSLLLQYGREREDRHGRLLAHPYLADGRSLTAQLLERGLAPALVYPPNLWNLDCYQAAERRARTARRGVWALAPFRPRPVGEYRGRSGHYGVVEGEVTAIARNRGGVWLTLDGHATLQVAPEAQPHFDGCRFEALVGRAVRARGRLTRRGEHWRMRLRHPAQLEAAAGDGGSQAQCPLPAAAGS, from the coding sequence GTGGGCGCCCTTTTCGTCTGTGGCCTCCTCCTTCCGGCACCGCTTCCCGCCGTTGCCGGCTGCGCCGCTCCGCGGGTGGATGCGCGGGTGCAGGTGGCGCGGGTCAACGACGGCGATACGGTCACCCTGGCGGATGGCCGCCGGGTGCGCTTCATCGGTCTCGACACGCCGGAGATGAACTACGGCTCGGGCCGGCCGGAACCGCTGGCGGTGCAGGCCCGGGACGCCGTGACCGCGCTCCTCGGGCCCTCCCGCAGCCTGCTGCTGCAGTACGGCCGGGAGCGCGAGGATCGCCATGGGCGCCTGCTGGCCCATCCCTATCTGGCCGACGGCCGCAGTCTCACCGCCCAGTTGCTGGAGCGGGGCCTGGCGCCGGCGCTGGTCTATCCGCCCAATCTCTGGAACCTGGACTGCTATCAGGCCGCGGAACGGCGGGCGCGCACCGCGCGCCGCGGCGTGTGGGCGCTGGCGCCGTTCAGGCCGCGCCCGGTGGGGGAGTACCGCGGGCGCTCCGGCCACTACGGCGTGGTGGAGGGCGAGGTGACCGCCATTGCGCGCAACCGGGGCGGGGTCTGGCTGACCCTCGATGGGCACGCCACCCTGCAGGTGGCGCCGGAGGCCCAGCCCCATTTCGATGGCTGCCGGTTCGAGGCGCTGGTGGGGCGGGCGGTGCGCGCCCGGGGACGGCTGACCCGGCGTGGTGAGCACTGGCGAATGCGGCTGCGGCACCCGGCGCAGCTGGAGGCGGCCGCCGGTGACGGCGGCTCCCAGGCGCAATGCCCCCTCCCGGCGGCGGCCGGATCATAA
- a CDS encoding malic enzyme-like NAD(P)-binding protein, with protein MAEDLKQAALDYHANPKPGKIAIQVTKPTANQRDLALAYSPGVAEPVRAIMANPADAYRYTAKGNLVGVISDGTAVLGLGNAGPLASKPVMEGKGVLFKRFADIDVFDIEVDAKEPEAFIDTVARIAPTFGGINLEDIAAPHCFEIERKLSERLDIPVFHDDQHGTAIIIAVGLLNALELQGKALDEARIVTVGAGAAGIAGMRLLVDLGVPRENILLLDSKGVIHSGRQDLNAYKAEFAAATDRRTLEDAIAGADVFIGLSKPDLLSPEMLRSMADRPVVFALANPDPEIRPELAHSVRGDLIMATGRSDYPNQVNNVLGFPYIFRGALDVRATTINEAMKIACVEALRGIAQEPVPAEVLAAYGLESLEFGPEYMIPKPLDPRLLERVPPAVARAAIDSGVATLPYPAHYPAQS; from the coding sequence ATGGCGGAAGATCTCAAGCAGGCGGCACTGGACTACCACGCTAACCCGAAGCCCGGCAAGATCGCCATCCAGGTCACCAAGCCCACGGCCAACCAGCGTGACCTGGCGCTGGCCTACAGTCCCGGCGTGGCCGAGCCGGTGCGGGCCATCATGGCGAACCCGGCGGATGCCTACCGCTATACCGCCAAGGGCAACCTGGTGGGGGTCATCAGCGACGGGACCGCCGTGCTCGGCCTGGGCAACGCCGGTCCGCTCGCCTCCAAGCCGGTGATGGAGGGCAAGGGGGTGCTGTTCAAGCGTTTCGCCGACATCGACGTGTTCGACATCGAGGTGGACGCGAAGGAGCCGGAGGCGTTCATCGACACGGTGGCGCGCATCGCCCCCACCTTCGGCGGCATCAACCTGGAGGACATCGCTGCCCCCCACTGCTTCGAAATCGAGCGGAAGCTCTCCGAGCGGCTGGATATCCCCGTTTTCCACGACGATCAGCACGGTACCGCCATCATCATCGCCGTGGGCCTGCTCAACGCCCTGGAGCTTCAGGGCAAGGCGCTGGATGAGGCGCGCATCGTCACCGTCGGCGCCGGTGCGGCGGGTATCGCCGGGATGCGCCTGCTGGTGGACCTGGGTGTGCCGCGGGAGAACATCCTGCTGCTGGACAGCAAGGGCGTGATCCACTCCGGCCGGCAGGACCTCAACGCCTACAAGGCGGAGTTCGCCGCCGCGACCGATCGGCGCACCCTCGAGGACGCCATCGCGGGCGCCGATGTCTTCATCGGGCTCTCCAAGCCCGACCTGCTCAGCCCGGAAATGCTGCGCTCCATGGCCGATCGGCCGGTGGTGTTCGCGCTGGCCAATCCGGATCCGGAGATCCGGCCGGAGCTGGCCCACTCGGTGCGCGGCGATCTCATCATGGCCACCGGGCGCAGCGACTACCCGAACCAGGTCAACAACGTGCTCGGCTTCCCCTACATCTTCCGCGGGGCCCTGGACGTGCGCGCCACGACCATCAACGAGGCGATGAAAATCGCCTGCGTGGAAGCCCTGCGGGGGATTGCCCAGGAGCCGGTGCCGGCGGAGGTGCTGGCGGCCTACGGCCTGGAGAGCCTCGAGTTCGGTCCCGAGTACATGATTCCCAAGCCCCTCGATCCGCGGCTGCTGGAGCGGGTGCCGCCGGCGGTGGCCCGGGCCGCCATCGACTCGGGCGTGGCGACGCTCCCCTACCCCGCCCACTATCCGGCGCAGTCCTGA